In a genomic window of Quercus lobata isolate SW786 chromosome 4, ValleyOak3.0 Primary Assembly, whole genome shotgun sequence:
- the LOC115986159 gene encoding putative disease resistance protein RGA3 gives MADAILIELFKEVGSFVFQVAKQEIESLVGFDEEVQKLQGNLRMIKAKLDDAEERHAVKQRTEKLWLEQLQNQYYEMDDILDTWNTARIRAEIEKEEGKPADTNASAVVKKKVCSFIPSPSCCFNLPLRHDVGHKIRKLNEKLDMVFKDKATYGIDFNRQPDVVERPTTTSFVDVSQIIGRDIYRDYLLKNLLGEGSQEETNSYCVISLVGLGGIGKTALAQLAYNHPDVQAHFQKRMWICVSDPFDQCNVAKAIIKEVDPRHEPLNDTKLQTLLCKIQDLIKDKKYFLVLDDVWTEDFQKWEPFKIALKSDVHGSRILVTTRKQRAAEVMGSVLTINLKVLSDEDCWSIFSKIAFSNEEQLKYLEDLGRKLAIKCKGLPLAAKTLGSLMQNKRSREQWNKILDSHMWELEDIEKGLLAPLLLSYYELPSTMRRCFSYCAVFAKDYRFSRDQLVLQWIAQGYIESKANMELEDIAEEYFEKLAMHSFFQDFWPDEVNDDKIKSCKMHDIVHDFAQFMSKNESFVIDSDKKLETDCQIARHLHLEISKEMQHLESIYHAKCLRTLFLLSHDMDYEFEMLLSNSFHHFKCLRTLILDCPIKKLPDAVENLIHLRCLFISENVKIVKLPETFCNLCNLQTLKIENHGCFKKLPQGMSKQINLRHLIFNDDIYSNLVVFPKGIGKLIGLRTLSEFNIGDKNDREGCKLGELKNLNQLRGTLKIYGMGNVVNVDEAHNAQLKDKIHLRGLVLMFEGLGFDEGEERMENDVRVLTALGLPPNLQCLTIWHYQGNTIYPTLPSLGQLPFLEVLDIQGLDNVKKVGDEFLGIEDSKNKKDYGIIFPNLKSLEFGEMNNWEEWIGMEVTGEEEEENDNGIVTNPIIIKIMPRLQTLTIYFCNKLKSLPNYLLTAPLLKELRISGSRLLQERYQRGTRENWHKISHISNIMFDWKSVQRNGEAQFDSESTNQQNEFGSEISDKDDVGAASAECVVDELVEVDNDQGLEICDADR, from the exons ATGGCTGATGCAATACTCATTGAACTCTTCAAGGAGGTGGGTTCATTCGTTTTTCAGGTTGCTAAGCAAGAGATCGAGTCGCTAGTTGGCTTTGATGAAGAAGTCCAAAAGCTTCAAGGCAATCTCAGAATGATCAAGGCAAAGCTGGACGATGCTGAGGAAAGACATGCTGTGAAGCAGCGTACTGAGAAGCTTTGGTTAGAGCAGCTCCAAAATCAGTACTATGAGATGGATGACATCTTGGACACCTGGAACACTGCAAGGATCAGAGCAGagattgagaaagaagaaggaaaaccaGCTGATACTAACGCTTCTGCTGTTGTCAAGAAGAAGGTATGCTCCTTCATCCCATCTCCATCATGTTGTTTTAACCTTCCTCTGCGTCATGATGTTGGTCACAAGATAAGAAAACTGAATGAAAAGTTAGATATGGTTTTCAAAGACAAAGCAACCTATGGGATTGACTTTAATAGGCAACCTGATGTAGTTGAGAGACCAACAACTACGTCCTTTGTGGATGTGTCCCAAATAATTGGCCGTGATATTTATAGGGATTATCTACTAAAAAACCTGTTAGGTGAGGGTAGTCAAGAAGAAACAAATTCTTATTGTGTCATTTCCTTAGTGGGTTTGGGCGGTATTGGAAAAACAGCTCTTGCCCAATTAGCCTACAATCATCCTGATGTGCAAGcccattttcaaaaaagaatgtGGATTTGTGTTTCTGATCCATTCGATCAGTGCAATGTTGCCAAAGCAATCATTAAGGAGGTTGACCCTAGACATGAACCCCTCAATGATACTAAATTGCAAACTCTCTTGTGTAAAATTCAAGATTTGATTAAGGACAAGAAGTATTTTCTTGTCTTAGATGATGTGTGGACTGAAGACTTCCAAAAATGGGAGCCTTTCAAAATTGCTCTAAAAAGTGATGTTCATGGTAGTAGAATTCTAGTAACCACACGTAAACAAAGAGCTGCAGAGGTGATGGGGAGTGTCCTCACAATAAATTTGAAGGTATTGTCTGATGAAGATTGCTGGTCGATTTTTAGTAAAATAGCATTTTCTAATGAGGAGCAACTAAAGTATCTAGAAGATCTTGGTAGAAAACTAGCAATTAAGTGTAAAGGTTTACCATTGGCTGCAAAGACTCTAGGTAGCCTAATGCAAAACAAGAGAAGTAGAGAACAATGGAATAAGATTTTGGATAGTCATATGTGGGAATTAGAAGATATTGAAAAAGGCCTTTTGGCACCATTGTTATTGAGTTATTATGAACTACCCTCAACAATGAGACGTTGTTTCTCATATTGTGCTGTCTTTGCAAAAGATTATCGCTTTTCTAGAGATCAATTGGTCCTCCAGTGGATAGCTCAAGGATATATCGAGTCAAAGGCAAATATGGAGTTGGAAGACATAGCGGaagaatattttgaaaagttaGCCATGCACTCTTTCTTCCAAGATTTTTGGCCTGATGAAGTTAATGATGACAAGATAAAAAGTTGCAAAATGCATGATATAGTGCATGACTTTGCccaatttatgtccaaaaatgAATCCTTCGTAATTGACAGTGATAAGAAGCTGGAGACAGATTGTCAAATTGCTCGTCATTTACACTTAGAAATTTCTAAAGAAATGCAACACCTTGAATCCATCTATCATGCAAAATGTCTACgcactctctttcttctttcgcATGACATGGATTATGAGTTTGAGATGCTCCTATCAAACTCATTCCATCATTTTAAATGTTTACGAACATTAATTTTGGATTGTCCAATTAAGAAACTTCCAGATGCCGTGGAAAATTTGATACATTTAAGGTGTCTCTTTATATCTGAGaatgttaaaatagtaaaattgcCTGAAACCTTTTGCAATCTATGTAATTTACAGACTTTGAAAATTGAGAATCACGGTTGTTTCAAGAAATTACCACAAGGGATGAGTAAGCAAATTAATTTAAGACATCTTAtatttaatgatgatatttatTCGAACCTTGTGGTATTTCCAAAAGGGATTGGGAAATTAATTGGTCTTAGAACATTAAGTGAATTCAACATAGGTGATAAGAATGATAGAGAAGGATGTAAACTTGGAgagttaaaaaatttgaatcaaCTTCGAGGGACTCTTAAAATATATGGGATGGGAAATGTGGTAAATGTGGATGAGGCTCATAATGCACAATTGAAAGATAAAATACATCTCCGTGGATTGGTGCTAATGTTTGAAGGACTAGGTTTCGACGAAGGTGAAGAAAGAATGGAGAATGACGTAAGAGTATTGACTGCCTTAGGGCTACCACCAAACTTGCAATGTTTAACAATTTGGCACTACCAGGGCAACACAATTTATCCTACTTTGCCTTCTTTGGGGCAGTTGccattccttgaagtattagATATACAAGGGCTTGATAATGTGAAGAAGGTGGGAGATGAATTTCTGGGAATAGAAGAttccaaaaacaagaaagaCTACGGCATCATATTCCCAAACCTGAAATCTCTCGAATTTGGGGAGATGAACAACTGGGAAGAATGGATTGGAATGGAAGTAAcgggagaagaagaagaagaaaatgataatgGTATTGTTACAAATCcgattataataaaaataatgccacgTCTTCAGACCTTGACAATTTATTTCTGCAACAAGCTAAAGTCTCTGCCGAACTACTTGCTTACTGCTCCATTATTGAAGGAATTGAGGATTTCTGGTTCACGGCTTCTTCAAGAACGTTACCAAAGAGGGACCAGAGAGAACTGGCACAAGATTTCTCATATCTCTAACATCATGTTTGATTGGAAGTCGGTGCAAAGAAACGGTGAAGCCCAGTTTGATTCAGAG AGCACAAATCAACAAAATGAATTTGGATCAGAAATCAGTGACAAAGATGATGTTGGGGCTGCCTCGGCTGAGTGTGTGGTGGATGAACTAGTGGAAGTAGACAATGATCAGGGTCTGGAGATCTGTGATGCAGACAGATAA
- the LOC115986160 gene encoding TMV resistance protein N-like: MDTRNPSSSASSSHQWNYHVFLSFRGEDTRKSFTDHLFATLKQKGVFAFRDDKKLEKGKPISPELSKAIEESLFAIVILSKNYASSTWCLDELVKIMECREKMGRIVLPIFYDVDPSVVRKQTGTYAQAFDEHEIRFQENIEKVHMWRVALEDVANLSGWSLKDRPESEFIQDIVKMISQKLSYAFPRDTKGLVGVDSQLKELMSLLAIGSNDVRIIGILGMGGIGKTTLAKAIYWKVFSEFEGGCFITNIREVSENFGLLPLQQKLICDILMEENVNIRDVDDGVHMIKNRLCHKRVLLVLDDVNQFKQLENLAGKPNWFGQGSRVIITTRDEHLLIRHKVYDIYEAPELDDDDALRLFSLKAFNKDHPVKNYLEMSKHFVNYAKGLPLAIDVLGSFLYNRRKEEWESVLDRLKKFPEKDIMKILQISFDGLQENEKGIFLYIAYFFNMKDKDYVVKGSH; this comes from the exons ATGGATACAAGAAACCCGTCTTCTTCTGCTTCATCTAGCCATCAGTGGAACTACCATGTATTTCTAAGTTTTAGAGGTGAGGATACTCGCAAGAGTTTTACAGACCATTTATTCGCTACTTTGAAGCAGAAGGGTGTCTTCGCCTTCAGAGATGATAAAAAACTGGAGAAAGGAAAACCTATTTCACCTGAGCTTTCAAAAGCAATAGAAGAATCATTGTTTGCTATTGTTATTCTTTCTAAAAACTATGCATCCTCGACATGGTGTTTGGATGAACTTGTGAAAATCATGGAATGTAGAGAAAAGATGGGGCGAATAGTTCTACCCATTTTTTATGATGTGGATCCATCCGTGGTACGGAAACAGACTGGAACTTATGCACAAGCATTTGATGAACATGAAATACGTTTTCAAGAGAATATAGAGAAAGTTCACATGTGGAGAGTAGCTTTGGAAGACGTCGCCAATCTCTCTGGATGGTCGTTAAAAGATAG GCCTGAGTCAGAATTTATCcaagatattgtgaaaatgatATCACAAAAATTGAGTTATGCATTTCCAAGAGATACCAAAGGCTTAGTGGGAGTAGATTCTCAATTGAAGGAACTGATGTCGCTTTTAGCTATAGGATCGAATGATGTTCGCATTATTGGGATTTTGGGGATGGGAGGAATTGGTAAAACAACTCTTGCTAAAGCAATTTATTGGAAAGTTTTTAGTGAATTTGAAGGTGGTTGTTTTATCACTAATATTAGAGAAGTATCTGAAAATTTTGGTTTACTTCCATTACAGCAAAAacttatttgtgatattttgaTGGAGGAAAATGTGAATATAAGAGATGTTGATGATGGAGTTCATATGATCAAGAATAGGTTATGTCATAAAAGggttcttcttgttcttgatgatgtaaACCAATTTAAACAGTTAGAAAATTTAGCTGGGAAGCCAAATTGGTTTGGTCAAGGCAGTAGAGTTATCATAACAACAAGAGATGAGCATTTGTTGATAAGACATAAAGTATATGATATATATGAGGCTCCAGAATTAGATGATGATGACGCTCTACGTTTGTTTAGTTTGAAGGCTTTTAATAAAGATCATCCTGTCAAAAATTATCTAGAGATGTCCAAACATTTTGTAAATTATGCTAAAGGCCTTCCTTTAGCCATTGAtgttttgggttcttttttgtACAATAGAAGAAAGGAGGAATGGGAAAGTGTATTAGATAGGCTCAAAAAATTTCCCGAAaaagatattatgaaaatactTCAAATAAGTTTTGATGGACTTCAGGAAAATGAGAAAGGAATATTTCTTTATATAGCATATTTCTTTAATATGAAGGACAAAGATTATGTAGTAAAA GGTTCTCATTGA